The nucleotide sequence TAAATAACTTACACATCGTTTTTTTATTTTTACAGAACGATGTGTTGAGGTGAATCGAACAAATCCAATACCAAGGGTAGTCTCAATGAGTGGTACGCAAACTTCCAACAATCTGGAACAGGGGCTCAAGCCCCGTCATGTGACGATGCTCTCCATCGCCGGCGTGATTGGTGCCGGGCTTTTCGTGGGCTCCGGCCACGCTATCGCAGCGGCTGGTCCGGCCGTGTTGTTGGCCTACGCCGCTGCTGGTGCATTGGTGGTGTTGGTGATGCGGATGCTGGGTGAAATGGCGGTGGCTTCGCCGGACACCGGTTCGTTCTCGACCTATGCCGATCGTGCGATTGGTCACTGGGCTGGCTTCACCATCGGTTGGCTCTACTGGTGGTTCTGGGTCCTGGTGATTCCCTTGGAAGCCAATGCTGCGGCAACGATCCTGCATGCCTGGTTCCCGAATGTGGCCATCTGGGTTTTCACCTTGGTCATCACGTTGCTGCTGACGATCACCAACCTGTTCAGTGTGAAGAATTACGGGGAGTTCGAGTTCTGGTTCGCCCTGGTCAAGGTGGTGGCGATCATCGGTTTCATTGCCCTTGGCCTTCTGGCTATTTTTGGCTTGCTGCCCACCAGTCAGGTCAGCGGTGTTTCGCACCTGTTTGATACCCAGGGTTTCCTGCCAAACGGCATGGGCGCGGTGCTGGGCGCGATCCTGACCACCATGTTTTCGTTCATGGGCACCGAGATCGTCACCATCGCCGCCGCTGAATCGAAAAATCCGGGGCAGCAGATTTCCAAGGCCACCAACTCGGTGATCTGGCGGATTGGCTTGTTCTACCTTGTCTCCATCTTCATCGTCGTCGCCTTGGTGCCGTGGAATGATCCGATTCTCGCCAGCGTCGGTTCCTACCAGACCGTGCTGGAGCGCATGGGCATTCCAAATGCCAAGTTGATCGTCGATATCGTGGTGCTGGTGGCGGTGACCAGTTGCCTGAACTCGGCGCTCTACACGGCGTCGCGGATGATGTTTTCGCTGGGTAAACGCGGTGACGCGCCGGCCGTTTCCCAGCGCACCAACAAGAGCGGTACACCTTACTGGGCGGTGGTGCTGTCGACCGCTGCTGCGTTCCTGGCAGTGTTCGCCAACTACGTGGCCCCGGCTGCGGTGTTCGAATTCCTGCTGGCCAGCTCCGGCGCCATCGCATTGCTGGTGTATCTGGTGATCGCGTTTTCGCAGCTGCGCATGCGCAAACAGCGCATGGTTCGCGGTGAGAAAATTGCCTTCAGAATGTGGCTGTTCCCGGGACTGACCTATGCGGTGATCATCTTCATCATCGCGGCCCTGACCATCATGCTGTTCCAGGAAGCCCATCGGGTGGAAATCCTGGCGACCGGACTGCTGAGCCTGTTGGTGGTGGTATCCGGGTTGCTGGTGCAGCGCCGTCGGATTGCAAAAGCAGGAAGCCTGGTACAGGCGCACGGCTGATTGATCGTTCCCACGCGGAAGCGTCACTAGTGTCCGGTAAAAACTGAAGGGGGAGCTTGCTCCCCCTTGCTGTACCTGCCTTTGAGCGATACTCGGCTTTTTCAGACTCGATTCCGGCTATGTTCAGCAGCACTCGCTTTTCACAAATGCTCCAAGCACTCCCTCATCAGTTGTTCAAAAATGCAGTCAAACGCTGTGGCGCTGATCGTTATGCCAAGCAATTCAGCTCTTGGGATCTGCTCGTCACGCTGATCTTTGGTCAGATAACACAAGCCAGCAGCCTGCGCGCCTTGGCGACAGCATCGCAATCGCTGGAACCTCACCATTATCATCTCAACGCTCGCAGCATGGTTCGCTCAACGCTTTGTGATGCCTTGAGCAAACGCAGTTCAGAGCCTTTTCGGCTGGCCTGCGAGCACTTGCTGCAGGGCGTTGGCCGCAAGCAGCGCAAGTCCCTGGAAGCGATGGTCACGCTGATCGACTCGACCTCAATCACCTTGCGCGGTCCCGGCTTCGACGACTGGACCGCTGCGACGAAAACCCGCATAACACAAGGCCTGAAGGTGCATGTGGCAATTGATCCACGACAAACAGCACCCACTTACGTGAACATCACTGCCGCCAACGTCAATGACCTGAGTGACGCCCTGACCATGCCGCTTGAAGCAGGCATCACGTACGTTTTCGACAAGGGATACTGCGATTACAACTGGTGGCACCAGATTGATCAGGTGGGGGCGTTCTTCGTCACACGACTCAAAAAAAATGCCAATGTGAATCACGTAGAGGATCTGAACAGAGGGGAAAATGCCGACTTCATAGAGTCGGACGAAGCCGTGCGATTTGGCAAAAAACACCTGAATACACGACGGTTAAATCACTATCACGACCAAACCGTACGTCGGGTCCAGGTTCGTCGAGATGATCACGAAACGCCGCTGATCCTGGTGACTAATGATTTTTCACGCTCAGCTGAAGAAATTGCCGACCTGTACAAGCAGCGCTGGCAGATCGAGTTGTTCTTCAAGTGGATCAAGCAAAAACTCAAGCTCAAACGGTACTTCGGATTCTCTGAAAACGCGGTGCGTCTACAAATCTACAGCGCGCTGATCACATACCTTTTGCTGCTCCTGTATCAACAACGCTCGGCCTGCTCAGACTCACTTTCAAACTTCACTATCCGGCTGGCTCATAGCTTGTTTGAGCGCCCGCTCAGCGACACACACCGCGGATATCGAAGGCAAGAACGAAC is from Pseudomonas sp. B21-056 and encodes:
- the gabP gene encoding GABA permease; translation: MSGTQTSNNLEQGLKPRHVTMLSIAGVIGAGLFVGSGHAIAAAGPAVLLAYAAAGALVVLVMRMLGEMAVASPDTGSFSTYADRAIGHWAGFTIGWLYWWFWVLVIPLEANAAATILHAWFPNVAIWVFTLVITLLLTITNLFSVKNYGEFEFWFALVKVVAIIGFIALGLLAIFGLLPTSQVSGVSHLFDTQGFLPNGMGAVLGAILTTMFSFMGTEIVTIAAAESKNPGQQISKATNSVIWRIGLFYLVSIFIVVALVPWNDPILASVGSYQTVLERMGIPNAKLIVDIVVLVAVTSCLNSALYTASRMMFSLGKRGDAPAVSQRTNKSGTPYWAVVLSTAAAFLAVFANYVAPAAVFEFLLASSGAIALLVYLVIAFSQLRMRKQRMVRGEKIAFRMWLFPGLTYAVIIFIIAALTIMLFQEAHRVEILATGLLSLLVVVSGLLVQRRRIAKAGSLVQAHG
- a CDS encoding IS4 family transposase — its product is MFSSTRFSQMLQALPHQLFKNAVKRCGADRYAKQFSSWDLLVTLIFGQITQASSLRALATASQSLEPHHYHLNARSMVRSTLCDALSKRSSEPFRLACEHLLQGVGRKQRKSLEAMVTLIDSTSITLRGPGFDDWTAATKTRITQGLKVHVAIDPRQTAPTYVNITAANVNDLSDALTMPLEAGITYVFDKGYCDYNWWHQIDQVGAFFVTRLKKNANVNHVEDLNRGENADFIESDEAVRFGKKHLNTRRLNHYHDQTVRRVQVRRDDHETPLILVTNDFSRSAEEIADLYKQRWQIELFFKWIKQKLKLKRYFGFSENAVRLQIYSALITYLLLLLYQQRSACSDSLSNFTIRLAHSLFERPLSDTHRGYRRQERTELKAAQGSLQL